In the genome of Candidatus Aminicenantes bacterium, the window CGCCACCGCGGACGGCGTCCGGATCGCGTATCACATCGAGGGGAAGGGCCGGCCAGCCCTGGTCTTCGTCCACGGCTGGAGCTGCGACCGGACCTATTGGCGGAACCAGATCGCGGCCTTCGCGCCGACGCACGCCGTCGTGACCGTCGACCTCGCCGGGCACGGAGAATCGGGCGCTGATCGTACGGAATGGTCCATCCCGGCCTTCGGAGCGGACGTCGCCGCCGTGGTCAAGAGGGAAAAGCTGCGCCGGGTTGTCCTCGTCGGCCATTCCATGGGAGGCGAAGTCTGCCTGGAGGCGGCCCGCCTCCTGCCGGACCGCGTCCTGGGCATCATCGGCGTCGATACCTTCCAGGATCTGGGCGCGGTCATGAGCCCGGACGAGATCGCCCAATACCTGGCACCGTTCCGGGCCGACTTCAAGGCGGCCGCCGGCTTCTTCGTCCGGGCGATGTTCCCCTGGGGAACGAACCCGGATCTGGTCGAGAGCATCGTCCGGGACATGTCGTCCGCCCCGCCGCAAGTGGCCCTGGCCGTGTTCGAAGCGCTGTTCGCCTACGTCCCGGCCCGGGCGCTACGAGACGTCCGGGTGCCGATCCGGGTCATCAACTCGGACCGGATTCCGACGAACGTCGAGGGCAACCGCAAGCTGGCGGCCTCGTTCGAAATCCAAATCATGGCCGGCCGCGGTCACTTTCCCCAGCTCGAAGATTCAGCGGGATTCAACCGCCTCCTGGAGCAGACCATCGCGGAGCTTTCCGCCCGCCGCTAGCCGTGCTCATCGAAGCCTTGACGCCGGGCGCGACCCGCGTAAAATGAGGGCATGGACGAACAGCGGATTCCGACGGCGCAGCTGCGATCCTGTTTCGCCTGGGGCCTCGCCTGGGGGACGGCCGAAGCGACCCTAGGCCACA includes:
- a CDS encoding alpha/beta hydrolase, whose product is MTGARPYARRAAAVLAAAALAAAVLLIAFAAACARRGPDRFVATADGVRIAYHIEGKGRPALVFVHGWSCDRTYWRNQIAAFAPTHAVVTVDLAGHGESGADRTEWSIPAFGADVAAVVKREKLRRVVLVGHSMGGEVCLEAARLLPDRVLGIIGVDTFQDLGAVMSPDEIAQYLAPFRADFKAAAGFFVRAMFPWGTNPDLVESIVRDMSSAPPQVALAVFEALFAYVPARALRDVRVPIRVINSDRIPTNVEGNRKLAASFEIQIMAGRGHFPQLEDSAGFNRLLEQTIAELSARR